Proteins found in one Aneurinibacillus uraniidurans genomic segment:
- a CDS encoding GNAT family N-acetyltransferase — protein sequence MLKAEKVCLRAIEKEDLPQLLTWRNQPEYRRYFREYRELSMENQTMWYERVVLQDRNTLMFSIIDQETHSLIGACGLCYIDWVNKSADFSIYIGKDNIYIDDFFAPDAGKLLVKYGFEELGLHRIWAEIYDFDEPKKRLFDQLGFTQDGKHRETHWSEGKWHDSLFYSILVND from the coding sequence ATGTTAAAAGCAGAAAAGGTTTGCCTCCGGGCGATCGAAAAAGAAGATCTGCCACAGTTATTAACGTGGAGAAACCAACCTGAATATCGACGTTATTTTCGGGAGTACAGAGAGTTAAGCATGGAAAATCAAACCATGTGGTATGAGCGAGTCGTACTGCAAGATCGAAATACTTTGATGTTTTCGATCATTGATCAGGAAACACACTCATTAATCGGTGCATGTGGTTTATGTTACATAGACTGGGTTAACAAAAGTGCAGATTTTTCAATTTATATTGGAAAAGACAATATATATATTGATGATTTTTTTGCCCCTGATGCAGGAAAATTATTGGTAAAGTACGGTTTTGAAGAATTGGGCCTTCATAGAATCTGGGCTGAAATCTATGACTTTGATGAACCGAAGAAAAGGCTATTTGATCAGTTAGGATTCACTCAAGATGGAAAACATCGGGAAACACACTGGTCAGAAGGAAAATGGCATGACTCTTTATTCTATAGTATCCTAGTAAACGATTAA
- a CDS encoding SDR family oxidoreductase, with translation MKVLIIGSTGMLGQALIKEATYRGIESIGSSRTGSQTTIEITNDIDIQEKIEYVRPDVIINTAAITNLSLCEKKPDYAYLVNGRAVSIIAKQAEKLGAYFIQISTDHYYTGDKNLLHNESSPISLLNEYARTKYVGELFALTYQNSLVVRTNIVGFRDRPDQPTFVEEIIKKFQDEREHLTLFDDFYTSSIDVAHFSTALFDLIPKKITGTINLASKEVSTKKQFISALAEQLGFSLTNRTSIGSVTSLCNVVRAESLGLEVSKTEKVLGRSLPNLTQVVESLASEYRRRY, from the coding sequence ATGAAGGTACTTATCATTGGCTCTACAGGCATGTTAGGTCAGGCATTAATAAAAGAGGCAACCTATAGAGGGATCGAAAGCATAGGCTCAAGTAGAACTGGATCACAGACTACTATAGAGATTACTAACGATATTGATATACAAGAAAAAATAGAGTATGTACGCCCTGATGTTATCATAAACACTGCAGCTATTACTAATTTAAGCTTGTGCGAAAAAAAACCTGATTATGCTTACCTAGTAAATGGCCGTGCAGTTAGTATTATAGCAAAACAGGCGGAAAAATTAGGAGCTTATTTTATCCAAATTTCTACCGATCATTATTATACAGGAGATAAAAACCTCTTGCATAATGAGTCAAGCCCCATTTCATTATTAAACGAATACGCACGTACTAAATACGTAGGTGAACTCTTTGCTTTAACTTATCAAAATTCACTAGTAGTACGAACTAACATCGTAGGTTTTCGAGATCGTCCAGATCAACCTACTTTTGTGGAAGAAATAATTAAAAAATTCCAAGATGAAAGAGAACATTTAACTTTATTCGATGACTTCTACACATCAAGCATTGATGTTGCACACTTCTCTACCGCCTTATTTGATTTAATACCAAAAAAAATTACGGGTACTATCAATCTTGCAAGCAAAGAAGTGTCAACTAAAAAGCAGTTTATTTCAGCACTGGCCGAGCAACTTGGTTTTTCGTTAACAAATCGAACTTCAATAGGGAGTGTAACATCCCTATGTAATGTAGTTCGCGCTGAGAGTTTAGGGCTTGAGGTATCAAAAACCGAAAAAGTTTTAGGTCGCTCACTCCCAAATTTAACACAAGTAGTCGAAAGCTTAGCTTCAGAGTATAGGAGGCGTTATTAA
- a CDS encoding UDP-N-acetylglucosamine 4,6-dehydratase family protein, with the protein MNSFFTDKKVLIIGGTGTIGQSLLKRLLLQNPSVIRIFSRDEHKQFELQQQMNEFHNIRYLIGDVRDAARLERAMQGIDYVFHVAAMKHVPACEYNPFEAVQTNIVGTQNVIQAALNSGVKRVVFTSTDKAISPTNTYGASKLMAERLISSAQYHSGANETIFAAVRFGNVMGSRGSVIPLFKSQIRTNNEITVTDMSMSRFMMTVNQATSLTMRAMERALGGEVFVLKMPVISLADLASVIIEETAAKFEFDPATISIREIGLRPGEKMYEELMTYEEATGALELPDMFVIPNAYVGREYRYEDAKPADKQSYSSYEVVPLSKQDVRILLREEGLL; encoded by the coding sequence GTGAACTCTTTTTTTACAGATAAAAAAGTACTGATTATCGGTGGGACGGGTACGATTGGGCAAAGTCTTTTGAAACGGCTTTTGCTGCAAAATCCGTCTGTTATACGAATTTTTAGCCGAGATGAGCATAAGCAGTTTGAATTGCAGCAGCAAATGAATGAGTTTCATAACATCCGTTATTTAATCGGAGATGTGCGTGATGCTGCTCGTCTAGAGCGTGCGATGCAGGGGATTGATTACGTATTTCATGTAGCAGCTATGAAGCATGTCCCTGCATGTGAATACAATCCATTTGAAGCGGTGCAGACGAATATTGTTGGTACGCAAAATGTCATTCAGGCTGCCCTAAACTCAGGAGTTAAAAGAGTTGTATTTACAAGCACAGATAAGGCGATCTCTCCTACTAATACATATGGTGCCTCTAAGCTTATGGCGGAGCGCCTTATTTCTTCAGCCCAGTATCACAGCGGTGCCAATGAAACAATATTTGCTGCTGTCCGTTTTGGAAATGTGATGGGCTCAAGAGGATCGGTTATTCCTTTGTTTAAATCACAAATTCGTACAAACAACGAAATTACTGTTACCGACATGAGTATGAGTCGTTTTATGATGACCGTGAATCAGGCAACTTCTTTAACGATGCGTGCGATGGAGCGAGCGCTAGGAGGAGAGGTATTTGTTTTGAAAATGCCGGTGATAAGCTTGGCTGATTTAGCCTCTGTTATTATTGAGGAAACTGCTGCAAAATTTGAGTTTGATCCAGCTACTATATCCATTCGGGAAATTGGGTTGCGTCCAGGGGAGAAAATGTATGAAGAGCTAATGACATATGAGGAAGCTACGGGTGCCCTGGAACTTCCGGATATGTTTGTTATTCCAAATGCATATGTAGGGCGGGAATATCGATACGAGGATGCAAAGCCAGCAGATAAGCAGAGTTATAGCTCATATGAAGTAGTTCCTTTAAGTAAACAAGACGTTAGAATACTATTGAGAGAAGAAGGATTACTTTAA
- a CDS encoding motility associated factor glycosyltransferase family protein, protein MFWKKNVTLLKRKSVALYQEVCRHSIDETVYQVMESSNKEAYTVQIRQQRYDRKQYFFLHSKYHPYKEAVAFAEGNYNAQPEELVLYGFGLGYHVIEVGKRLQGNQRLSVFDINLDIFCLAMHYVDLESVFIHPNIILCVSEDGQEVAGQLRSVLHNQSKLMLHMPSVRAMPDQYEKLRFVLEDWNIQQSARSDYFELIQANYRENRMNQHSNVSSLFGSLQGKPIVIVSAGPSLNKNGHLLAQVKEKAFIFAVGSALKPLLRMGVTPDMFCIMDPQQITYKQIEGYENLDIPFVYLDSVHPYTVEKYQGPKYVASSDISDVPDTQKVQYGGSVATAVMDMAIRFGGNPIVFVGQDLAYTNNEHHADGSMYGEEKYIEPVSTMRKVKGQNGEWLYTRMGLLSFKHWIENKISDHPSLTFINATEGGALIEGCEHISLQNFISLYCDR, encoded by the coding sequence ATGTTCTGGAAAAAAAACGTAACGCTTCTCAAAAGAAAGTCAGTAGCTTTATATCAGGAAGTTTGCCGTCATTCCATTGATGAAACAGTGTATCAAGTAATGGAAAGTAGCAACAAAGAGGCATATACCGTACAAATTAGGCAACAGAGATATGATCGAAAGCAGTATTTTTTTTTACATAGCAAATATCATCCATACAAAGAGGCTGTTGCATTTGCTGAGGGGAATTACAATGCACAGCCTGAAGAGCTAGTGCTTTATGGATTCGGCTTAGGATACCATGTAATAGAGGTCGGCAAGAGGCTACAAGGAAATCAACGATTATCTGTGTTTGACATCAATCTCGATATTTTTTGTCTGGCCATGCACTATGTGGATTTAGAATCAGTATTTATACATCCAAATATTATCTTATGTGTTTCGGAAGATGGACAAGAGGTGGCCGGCCAGTTACGTTCTGTACTGCATAATCAATCAAAGCTAATGTTACACATGCCTTCTGTGCGCGCGATGCCTGATCAATATGAAAAGTTACGCTTTGTCCTGGAAGATTGGAATATCCAGCAATCTGCCCGGTCCGATTATTTTGAGCTGATTCAGGCTAACTATCGGGAGAACCGAATGAATCAACACTCGAATGTGTCAAGTTTATTTGGTTCATTGCAGGGGAAGCCGATTGTGATCGTTTCAGCAGGACCATCACTAAATAAGAACGGTCATTTGTTGGCACAAGTCAAGGAGAAAGCATTTATATTTGCTGTCGGATCTGCTTTAAAACCTCTTTTACGTATGGGTGTGACTCCAGATATGTTCTGTATTATGGACCCGCAACAAATCACGTATAAACAAATAGAAGGCTATGAAAACCTAGATATTCCATTTGTTTATCTGGATAGTGTTCATCCATATACAGTAGAAAAATACCAAGGCCCTAAATATGTTGCATCTAGTGACATTTCCGATGTCCCTGATACACAGAAAGTCCAGTATGGCGGCTCGGTAGCGACGGCTGTTATGGATATGGCGATTCGATTTGGGGGCAATCCAATTGTATTTGTTGGGCAGGATTTGGCCTATACAAATAACGAACATCATGCGGATGGTAGCATGTATGGTGAAGAGAAATATATTGAGCCTGTTTCCACAATGAGGAAAGTGAAAGGGCAAAATGGAGAATGGCTTTATACGAGAATGGGATTGCTTAGTTTTAAACACTGGATTGAAAATAAAATTTCTGATCATCCTTCATTAACGTTTATTAATGCGACAGAAGGCGGGGCTCTTATTGAGGGGTGTGAGCATATCTCACTGCAAAATTTTATCTCATTATATTGTGATCGTTGA
- the fliW gene encoding flagellar assembly protein FliW, whose product MTRSLQSSLYGELEYNDQDVYHFEDGVPGFPHLREFLLITVEESPFTVMHAINEDTSFFLINPFTRYEGYEVQIPNAAKKQLKIENLEDVALYSIVVLREPLEDSTANLAAPVILNTKGKLGAQVSLDAPQFSIRTPLFENIPQVSVGKEGK is encoded by the coding sequence ATGACACGTAGCCTGCAATCAAGCTTATATGGAGAATTGGAATATAACGATCAAGACGTATACCATTTTGAAGACGGGGTTCCGGGCTTCCCGCATCTGCGTGAATTCCTGCTTATAACAGTTGAAGAGAGTCCGTTTACAGTTATGCATGCTATAAACGAAGATACGTCTTTCTTTCTCATTAATCCATTTACCCGGTATGAAGGCTATGAGGTTCAGATTCCGAATGCGGCCAAAAAACAACTAAAGATTGAAAATCTCGAAGATGTAGCGCTCTATTCTATCGTAGTGCTTCGTGAACCATTAGAGGATTCAACGGCGAATCTTGCTGCACCTGTCATTTTAAATACGAAAGGAAAGCTAGGAGCTCAAGTGTCACTTGATGCCCCGCAGTTCTCCATCCGCACCCCTCTCTTTGAGAACATCCCTCAAGTGTCAGTGGGAAAGGAAGGAAAGTAG
- a CDS encoding flagellin, with product MIINHNLNAMNAQRQMSINIGSAGKDIEKLSSGLRINRAGDDAAGLSISEKMRAQIRGLNQASRNSQDAISLIQTAEGALNETHNILQRMRELAVQGANDTNVTADRSAIKSEIDQLNSEITRISQKTQFNEQNLLTGSFASKNFQIGQNKGISITLSIGDMSATALGVNAVAVDTHANAADAISTINSAIKTVSQERSKLGANQNRLEHTISNLDNASENLQAAESRVRDTDMAKQMMSFTKNNVLTQAAQAMLAQANQAPQNVLQLLR from the coding sequence ATGATTATCAATCACAATCTTAACGCAATGAACGCTCAACGTCAGATGAGCATCAACATCGGTAGCGCGGGTAAAGACATCGAGAAACTGTCTTCCGGCTTACGCATCAACCGTGCTGGCGACGATGCTGCTGGTCTTTCCATCTCTGAAAAAATGCGCGCGCAAATCCGTGGTCTGAACCAAGCTTCCCGTAACTCTCAGGATGCGATCTCTCTTATCCAAACAGCTGAGGGTGCACTGAACGAGACACACAACATTCTGCAACGTATGCGTGAGCTGGCTGTTCAAGGTGCGAATGACACAAACGTAACGGCTGACCGCAGTGCGATCAAATCAGAGATTGATCAGCTTAATTCAGAAATCACACGTATTTCTCAAAAAACTCAATTCAACGAACAAAATCTTTTAACAGGCTCATTCGCTTCTAAAAATTTCCAAATTGGTCAAAACAAAGGTATTTCCATTACTTTGTCAATTGGAGATATGAGCGCTACGGCTTTGGGTGTAAATGCAGTAGCGGTAGATACTCACGCAAATGCAGCGGATGCAATTTCCACAATTAACAGTGCAATCAAGACAGTATCACAAGAGCGTTCTAAACTAGGTGCGAACCAAAATCGTCTTGAGCATACAATTTCGAACCTTGATAACGCATCAGAGAACCTCCAAGCTGCAGAATCTCGCGTTCGTGATACAGACATGGCAAAACAAATGATGTCATTCACGAAAAACAACGTGCTGACACAAGCGGCACAAGCGATGCTGGCACAAGCCAACCAAGCACCGCAAAACGTTCTTCAATTGTTACGTTAA
- a CDS encoding glycosyltransferase family protein yields MKTIIIIQARMGSSRLPGKVLKELGDTIVLDYDVSRCREIQPIHDVIVATSLLSQDDTIEEWCTKNDVAVFRGSEHDVLSRYYECAKLYNPDHVIRVTSDCPFVDYKFANSIVKHMQQNPVDVARIEGDLPRGLAIEMLSFDALEYIHRNGHEPRHREHVTYYAYEYADQFTSTWISAPVSMRHPQLRITLDTKEDYALCRAIAENFVGDKLISSQQVVDYLLENPEIAKLNAHIQQKPVI; encoded by the coding sequence ATGAAAACGATTATTATTATTCAAGCCAGAATGGGATCTTCTCGTTTGCCAGGTAAGGTGTTGAAAGAGTTAGGAGATACAATAGTATTGGATTACGATGTTTCTCGCTGTCGAGAAATTCAGCCCATTCATGATGTGATTGTAGCCACCTCCCTATTAAGTCAGGATGATACGATAGAAGAGTGGTGTACTAAAAACGATGTGGCAGTATTTAGGGGTTCCGAACACGATGTTTTGTCAAGATATTATGAATGTGCAAAATTATACAATCCAGATCATGTGATTCGTGTAACATCAGATTGTCCATTTGTTGATTATAAATTTGCCAACTCTATTGTAAAACATATGCAACAGAACCCTGTTGATGTAGCGAGAATAGAAGGAGATTTACCACGTGGATTAGCTATTGAAATGCTGTCTTTTGATGCTTTGGAGTACATACATCGAAACGGTCATGAACCGAGACATCGAGAACACGTAACATATTACGCTTATGAATATGCAGATCAATTTACTTCTACATGGATTAGTGCACCAGTATCAATGCGACATCCACAACTTCGTATTACGCTTGATACTAAAGAGGACTATGCTCTTTGTCGGGCAATAGCTGAAAATTTTGTTGGTGATAAGTTAATATCTTCTCAGCAGGTGGTAGATTACTTGTTGGAAAATCCAGAGATAGCTAAATTAAATGCACATATTCAGCAAAAGCCGGTTATATAA
- a CDS encoding N-acetylneuraminate synthase family protein — translation MKYQDIIYINGRKISIDSPSYFIADIASNHDGDLERAKELIWLAKEAGADAAKFQHFKAEKIVSDYGFKSLSLHGSHQATWKKSVYEVFEQYECNRSWSEELAKTAAEAQIDFMTTPYDSEALTLLDQYIPAYKIGSGDITWIDFLEQVAQREKPVILATGASTMKDVDRAIEAVTRLNKQLILLQCNTNYTGSLENFKYVNLNVLLTYTKKYPGLLLGLSDHTPGHSTVLGAIALGARVIEKHFTDDNNRIGPDHPFSMNPKTWREMVDRSRELEFSLGDGTKRVEKNEEETVVLQRRCLRVPRDMNAGEILSEDDIECLRPAPSGALEPYELHCVIGKKLRSNKKHGEALYLADFEVEKC, via the coding sequence ATGAAGTATCAAGATATTATTTATATTAACGGAAGAAAAATATCCATTGACTCTCCTTCTTATTTCATCGCTGATATTGCATCCAACCATGATGGAGATCTTGAACGCGCCAAGGAATTAATATGGCTTGCTAAAGAAGCCGGGGCTGATGCAGCAAAATTCCAACATTTTAAGGCCGAAAAAATTGTTAGCGACTACGGGTTTAAAAGCCTTAGCTTGCATGGGAGTCACCAAGCTACCTGGAAAAAAAGTGTGTATGAAGTATTTGAACAATATGAATGTAATCGGTCTTGGAGTGAAGAATTGGCAAAAACGGCAGCGGAAGCCCAGATTGACTTTATGACAACTCCATATGACTCGGAGGCTCTGACGCTATTAGATCAATATATACCTGCTTATAAGATTGGTTCCGGGGACATTACCTGGATAGATTTTCTCGAACAAGTGGCACAAAGAGAGAAGCCTGTTATTTTAGCAACAGGTGCTTCTACTATGAAGGATGTTGATCGAGCTATTGAAGCTGTTACCAGACTTAATAAACAGCTAATTTTACTACAATGTAATACAAATTACACAGGAAGTCTGGAAAATTTCAAATATGTAAACCTTAATGTGTTACTTACATATACGAAGAAATACCCTGGATTATTACTAGGACTTTCCGATCACACACCAGGACATTCCACTGTACTGGGAGCCATTGCATTAGGAGCAAGAGTAATCGAAAAACATTTTACTGATGATAACAATCGAATTGGCCCAGACCATCCTTTTTCCATGAATCCAAAAACGTGGAGAGAAATGGTAGATAGAAGTCGCGAACTTGAATTCTCACTTGGGGATGGAACAAAGCGAGTAGAAAAAAATGAAGAAGAAACGGTTGTACTTCAACGGCGTTGTTTACGTGTACCTCGTGACATGAACGCAGGGGAAATACTGAGCGAAGATGATATCGAATGCTTACGTCCAGCTCCATCAGGAGCTTTAGAGCCTTACGAACTACATTGTGTAATCGGAAAGAAACTACGTTCAAATAAAAAACATGGCGAGGCATTGTATCTTGCAGACTTTGAGGTGGAAAAATGTTAA
- the csrA gene encoding carbon storage regulator CsrA, giving the protein MLVLRRKVGESIMIGEGIEIKVIAVQGDQVKIGIEAPQTVSVYRKEIYEAIQTENLQAKEGMEKINVDQLKKLGLSIAAQKNKK; this is encoded by the coding sequence ATGCTTGTACTGCGTCGGAAAGTCGGCGAATCGATTATGATCGGCGAGGGGATCGAGATTAAGGTTATCGCAGTACAGGGTGATCAGGTCAAAATCGGCATTGAAGCGCCGCAAACCGTAAGTGTGTACCGCAAAGAGATTTACGAAGCGATCCAGACGGAGAACTTGCAGGCGAAAGAAGGAATGGAAAAAATCAATGTAGACCAGCTTAAGAAGCTAGGGCTTTCGATTGCGGCACAAAAAAATAAAAAATAA
- a CDS encoding motility associated factor glycosyltransferase family protein translates to MLGKNLEMLQKHYPDLHQSVVSFKKTGKCVEEKSKNGMTNLQYTSDDGIKIMLHSQYDPAREAKMWVNNVILDKEDSLVIIGLGLGYYLPYLRERYSEKKLIIIEPDLEVFYHALKIQDLSTYFADDNIVFLVEHIPYMIATSLQGYVQSHKIKEFYISELPIYRRVYGEYIKNVYRDIQEQIRTITINMHTEILFSKQWLSNLFKNLPSMTSFPSVKKLAGNFKGVPAVIVAAGPSLEKNMHILKQIYDRALIISVGSSANILERNGIIPHIVMGVDGGEGEANIFENLTNHSPLFVYANTVHHRAIESYNGKKMWLIMTVEKVMPQLDKQLDGENPVIQSGPSVANIALAFADYLQCSPIMLIGQDLAYTNTKLYADGAVHQADPDLVEKFKSNSSYVKMKGINGEDIYTKKPFLSMKKWFEDYVTIFERNTNIYNCTEGGLPIKGIPNYTFQHCVDEFCTRFYPIEEKIKKVYEEGEGLNKEKVSHLMGRIKEEIEEIVILSGERLKKLEKIKPDDLCFDKDFSDIIKVGEKIEQTFTYDSIIAHSVNWYLNFQTRHAYEQMEREKAQSTEEKRKSLLGDLLIQYAFIHDYIKLAKETIEEWE, encoded by the coding sequence ATGCTTGGCAAAAATCTAGAAATGTTGCAAAAACATTACCCTGATCTGCACCAGTCTGTAGTATCTTTCAAGAAAACGGGAAAGTGTGTAGAGGAAAAAAGTAAAAATGGTATGACCAATCTGCAGTATACAAGCGATGATGGAATAAAGATAATGCTTCATAGTCAGTATGACCCAGCTCGTGAAGCTAAGATGTGGGTGAATAACGTCATACTGGATAAAGAAGATTCCCTGGTGATTATCGGGTTAGGTTTAGGATACTATCTGCCTTATTTGCGAGAAAGATATTCAGAGAAGAAACTTATTATTATCGAACCGGATTTAGAAGTGTTTTACCATGCACTGAAGATTCAGGACCTATCTACTTATTTCGCAGATGATAATATCGTATTCTTAGTAGAGCATATTCCGTATATGATAGCTACGTCATTACAAGGATATGTACAATCACATAAAATTAAAGAATTTTACATAAGTGAATTGCCTATATATAGGCGAGTATACGGTGAGTATATAAAAAATGTATATAGAGACATTCAAGAGCAGATTCGTACCATAACGATTAATATGCATACAGAGATACTGTTTTCAAAACAATGGTTATCCAATCTATTTAAGAATCTCCCTTCCATGACCTCTTTCCCTTCCGTTAAGAAATTAGCAGGAAACTTCAAGGGAGTTCCTGCTGTTATTGTCGCTGCCGGACCATCGTTAGAAAAAAATATGCACATATTGAAGCAGATCTATGATAGAGCCCTTATTATTTCAGTAGGATCATCAGCGAATATTCTCGAAAGGAATGGGATTATACCTCATATTGTGATGGGGGTAGATGGTGGAGAAGGAGAAGCGAATATTTTTGAAAATTTGACCAATCATAGTCCGCTCTTTGTTTATGCAAATACGGTGCATCATCGAGCAATTGAATCATACAATGGGAAAAAAATGTGGCTGATTATGACGGTTGAGAAGGTAATGCCACAACTTGATAAACAACTAGATGGGGAAAATCCTGTCATACAGTCAGGACCATCAGTTGCGAACATAGCTCTTGCATTTGCAGACTATCTTCAATGCTCACCTATTATGTTAATTGGACAAGATTTAGCTTATACGAATACGAAGCTGTATGCTGATGGAGCTGTACATCAAGCAGATCCAGATCTTGTTGAAAAGTTCAAATCAAATTCTAGTTATGTAAAAATGAAGGGTATCAATGGAGAAGATATTTATACGAAGAAACCATTTCTTAGCATGAAAAAGTGGTTTGAAGATTATGTTACTATTTTTGAAAGAAATACGAATATCTATAATTGCACAGAAGGTGGATTGCCTATCAAAGGAATTCCAAATTATACATTTCAGCATTGCGTAGATGAATTTTGTACGAGGTTTTATCCAATCGAAGAAAAAATCAAGAAGGTATACGAAGAAGGGGAAGGTCTTAATAAAGAGAAAGTAAGTCATCTGATGGGGAGAATAAAAGAGGAGATCGAGGAGATTGTAATTCTCTCCGGGGAAAGACTAAAGAAACTCGAAAAAATAAAACCAGATGATCTGTGCTTTGACAAGGATTTTTCCGATATTATTAAAGTAGGCGAAAAAATAGAACAGACATTTACATATGACTCTATTATTGCACATTCAGTGAATTGGTATCTGAATTTCCAGACACGTCATGCATATGAACAGATGGAAAGAGAAAAGGCTCAATCCACGGAAGAAAAACGCAAATCACTTCTTGGAGATTTGTTAATACAGTATGCTTTTATTCATGACTATATCAAATTAGCGAAAGAAACTATAGAGGAGTGGGAGTAA